In Camelina sativa cultivar DH55 chromosome 17, Cs, whole genome shotgun sequence, the genomic stretch AGTTAATAATGGTGAAGAATTCTTGGTAAAACTTCTGGGAGAAGAAAGTACAGCAGTGCTTCTCTCTTTAGGTCGATCCATGTCGACCGAGTTCACAATGGTTTGAGCCATGCTGCGTTCCTGGATTTAAAAACAGACAACCATTGTAAAATTCTGGAAGTCTTTGCATGAAACCAATAATTCAGTCAGCGACTTCTAATTTCAAACTATAAAAGCACGCATGACCAACCTTCCCAACAGAACTACGATTTCGAGAACCCTCTGGCTCCTGGGTGTGGGAGACAACAACCCAATCAGATTCACCAGCGTTGCTTGCCTCGGAAGAATGATTCCGACTCTTTGGGTCTGTTCCAAGTGTTGAAGGTTGATCATCTGTCTCACTCGCTAAACTGTGGGCATCAGATGTTGCTTTTACTTGTTGGTCCTTTCCTCTGCAAATCACAAGGTGTGTCATTATAATTCAGAACTGAGAATAAACAAGGAAGCAAGAGGAGCCAGAAACAAGCTTACTTGTTTGGCGACTTCTGGTTTCGGAAGGTATTCCCTTGGTACGACCCATTAGTAACCCCCGACCGGATAGAATCATTAGAACAAGTTGAAGAACTATCATCCATAGTGGAGAGACTCTTTCTTTCTGCAGTTCCATTGGGTGTAGATATGGAAATGCCTCTTCCTCTGCTGCTCCCTCCTGATGATGGAGGATGAATTTCTACGGCGTCAGTATCCCAATGAACGGGACTAATATCCCTATCTTCTAAATCAGGCTGAAGAATGTCAGCTGAACCATCCACAGAATCAGATATGTCAGACACATCTCCCAGAGTATCAGGCTTTTCAGCTGAGGATTGGGCTGTCTCTATGACAGAATCCTTTTCTTCCCCATCGTTTTGGTTTTCCCCAAGATCCTTTTCATGTGTTGCAAAACTTAccttttcttccttccttttgTCCTTCCCTTTATTTTTATTCCGTTTCTGTTTCGCCTATAAAATGTTCAACAACCAAAGAAACTCCCATCAACATCCACCAACTTGTCCAGGACAAACAGAAGGAGTAGAAAGTACCACACACCTGTTTCTTCTtagatttcttctctctctcagctGTTCCTCTTTTGGCCCTTTGTTCGGTTTCGGCCAACCATGCTTCCTCTTCCTCACGGATAAGTTCTTCCTGCCTTTTTAGCGCAATAGCTTCTTGATATGCAACCTCGATTTTACTGCTGCAATTCTCAGAGATATTGAATTATGATACATAAGCACATAAAGGAAGAACACAATGGCATGCCGTATAGAATAATATTATGCATTGTTACCTGAAGATATGGGAAAGAACATATATCTCTACAGTTCGTCTACCCAGCTCAGTTAAACGTCTCTCATCACGCTCATAGGCTTCCTTGTTGACCTNNNNNNNNNNNNNNNNNNNNNNNNNNNNNNNNNNNNNNNNNNNNNNNNNNNNNNNNNNNNNNNNNNNNNNNNNNNNNNNNNNNNNNNNNNNNNNNNNNNNNNNNNNNNNNNNNNNNNNNNNNNNNNNNNNNNNNNNNNNNNNNNNNNNNNNNNNNNNNNNNNNNNNNNNNNNNNNNNNNNNNNNNNNNNNNNNNNNNNNNNNNNNNNNNNNNNNNNNNNNNNNNNNNNNNNNNNNNNNNNNNNNNNNNNNNNNNNNNNNNNNNNNNNNNNNNNNNNNNNNNNNNNNNNNNNNNNNNNNNNNNNNNNNNNNNNNNNNNNNNNNNNNNNNNNNNNNNNNNNNNNNNNNNNNNNNNNNNNNNNNNNNNNNNNNNNNNNNNNNNNNNNNNNNNNNNNNNNNNNNNNNNNNNNNNNNNNNNNNNNNNNNNNNNNNNNNNNNNNNNNNNNNNNNNNNNNNNNNNNNNNNNNNNNNNNNNNNNNNNNNNNNNNNNNNNNNNNNNNNNNNNNNNNNNNNNNNNNNNNNNNNNNNNNNNNNNNNNNNNNNNNNNNNNNNNNNNNNNNNNNNNNNNNNNNNNNNNNNNNNNNNNNNNNNNNNNNNNNNNNNNNNNNNNNNNNNNNNNNNNNNNNNNNNNNNNNNNNNNNNNNNNNNNNNNNNNNNNNNNNNNNNNNNNNNNNNNNNNNNNNNNNNNNNNNNNNNNNNNNNNNNNNNNNNNNNNNNNNNNNNNNNNNNNNNNNNNNNNNNNNNNNNNNNNNNNNNNNNNNNNNNNNNNNNNNNNNNNNNNNNNNNNNNNNNNNNNNNNNNNNNNNNNNNNNNNNNNNNNNNNNNNNNNNNNNNNNNNNNNNNNNNNNNNNNNNNNNNNNNNNNNNNNNNNNNNNNNNNNNNNNNNNNNNNNNNNNNNNNNNNNNNNNNNNNNNNNNNNNNNNNNNNNNNNNNNNNNNNNNNNNNNNNNNNNNNNNNNNNNNNNNNNNNNNNNNNNNNNNNNNNNNNNNNNNNNNNNNNNNNNNNNNNNNNNNNNNNNNNNNNNNNNNNNNNNNNNNNNNNNNNNNNNNNNNNNNNNNNNNNNNNNNNNNNNNNNNNNNNNNNNNNNNNNNNNNNNNNNNNNGAAAATAAACATGACTGCAGATACGATAACAGATAAAAGAATTACAGTCAGAATTATTTTAATAACCCATGAAGCCGACCTTTGTACGGTTTTGGGGACCTTTCTCATCTTTTGGAGGCAATGGCTCCAGAGCAGCTCTCTGTAGGAGTGACAGCACATCATCAACTAATACAAACATATCTTTGTCCACGCTAACAATCGGAGCTGGCAATTCCTTGGCATCTAACAGTCTTGGCTTAGCTTTCGTGTTCTTGGTTTGGCCTTCAAGAGCCTTCAACCCACTATACAAGGAATCCATCACCAAAGTTGATGTAACTTCTTTTTCTATGaaaaactgttttacaactCCTTTTAGGACAACGGCCATTTTCTCTCTAGACATCCGACGCCTAGAGTTTTGGTCCATCGCTGACCAAAAGACACCGAAGCTGCAACGAAGAATGATAATCCACTCCTTTTAGGGAAAATTGCTTAACTTTCAGAGAGGAAGTATAAAAGTAAGGCAACAGTACTATACTAGATTGGTATAAATCCTGGCCTTCAACAAGTGTGTTGAACTAAAGAAAAAATCCCACATCCTCTTTTAGGGATTTTCCGTCTCAGCATCTCAACCTTGGCTATCAAGACTTGTAAATCAGAGATAGTGGAGAGCCCCAGccaccaaataaaaatttacactaaaaataaataaaatttggactCCAAACGCATGGTGAAAAACAATCTATTCTAACATTGCATGGTTTCCTCAAAAGAAGAGGTAAGGTAACCACAGTACTTCCTGCTCACTTATCATCACAGATAGCAAAACTATGATTGCATTTCTGAAATCTGGAGGAGTGAAGGGTACATGTTGAAGTGTTAAATACCTTGTCCATCTGGCCTTGTCATCTATCAACCTCCCgagtttgtttcttctctcttcaacaAAACGACGGCAAATTTGCTCTACATTTGGCAAATACACCCTAACAAGTTCTCGCCTATAACCACAATCAAGGCAGCGAAAAGGTCGGTCCACCCTCTCCCTGCAAGGACAAATTATAGGGATGTTATCCACAATGCAAGAATATAAAGTTATCACATGTGTAATAATTGAAGAACATATGAACCTATGGAGCTGTAAGTGAATGGCAGCATAAAAAAATGGAAGGTGTGGTAAATTTTATACTCATAGATTTACATAGAGTCAATCTTGCATTACCTGATCACCTGCACCTGAGCTTCAATTGTAAGACAGTTAGTATCATCTATGAAGCCTTCCTGTAATTTAGGTAACTCCATAAACTTTTTCCATCCCCAATCATGCTCTTTCTTCCAAAACCGGTGCAATGTATCTGCAAAGAAGTGAATTCAGTTGCCTGCGTGTATAAACGGGGGGCAAATAAATATAAGACTAAAAGATTCACCAGAATACTTGGAtttctttatatctttattCACCACAGATATAGTAAACTGAGCGAAATGACTCCAGCCTGTGTCCAAGATTAGCAAAAAGAACCAACATGAGCAGGtatgcagagagagagaaaaggacaATGCAGAACCAGTGAACAAAATTTACAAACCTGGAAGTAGTTTATCATAGTTTGCAACACAGAGAAACAAGGAGAGATGATTACAAACATCACAGCCTTGtggataaattaaaatatacctGAAACATTGAAGAATAAAAACAGAGCCGTAAGAATCGCATCCCAAGTTGGGACAAGAtacaaggaagagaaaaaagagatggCATGTACCATTTGTAGCCGCCAGCTTCAAAAACACTGCTACGGAGCTCCCTTTTGTTGATTTCTGAAAACTTCGGAATCTTCCAAGTATATTTTCCAAATAATTCAGAGGGTTTAAGGCCTGtgagaaacaataaaatttcaGATTAAACAGCTGGAAACACACACATAAAGAGTATGTAATAAagcacaaaaaccaaacaaagaagagTACCAGAATCATCGTCGTCATCGAGATCCCAGTAAGGAGGGGATGTGGAAGGAGTGCCGTTCTCAACTTGAAGAGAAGAGCGCCACTCAGAGATTGCTTCACCTGATGGACTTGAACTGTCTTGTCCATTTGAAGTCTCCTCTACTGATCTTCCAACCCCAGATTCTTCATTAGCACTCCCTGCCatgaattctttttttgtcccgtcaaagctctctctctctcctttaaaCAACGGAGCAAACAAATCAGATTCTATCAATATGCCACTGAGATggcaaaaagaaagatataataGTAGTCTTCAATTGCTGAAACGatcataaaactaaaatattggaTCAAATTGCAACCATCTACAAAAAAAGGTTCAAGCagcaaaattaatatatagatttacaaAATTCATTGCATAAAAAAACGAAACCCTTAAAAACCCAAATCAGATCATCCATGGGggcaataaaccctaaaaaaaaaaaaaaattccaatcaaaaataaaattaagaggAACAACAAAGACTAATAATAAATTGGTTTGTCTATATCGAGAGCTACAAATAAATCTATTAGGGAAAACATCTTTAATTATCGGAAActtaaaagcaaaaaacaaaagccCAGATGAAATCAACGATCGGGGGAAATCAAAAACCCGTAGAGACAACAGCCCCTAAGCCTCGCAAAATCCGAAGACGATATATAAAGGAAGGAGGGAGTTAAGGGGGGGGGNNNNNNNNNNNNGTGTAGATCGAAGAAGAAGCGAACCTGAGAGGGATTGGAGAAGGAAATATAGAAGCAAAGCTCTAAATTCGTTGAATGGGTTAAACGGGagctgctctctctctctctctcgttagaGATTCTACCAATTGAGAGACcgaacaaacaacaaaaaaaaaaaaaNNNNNNNNNNNNNNNNNNNNNNNNNNNNNNNNNNNNNNNaaaaaaaaaaaaaaaaaagtaaaaacacacagagaaaaaaaagattaaaaaaaaggtttaattaaacttaattaaagaTACAGTAACTTTTCACAATATAATTCAATTTTCCTGTctttaaccataaatataaaatttgtttgttatctttGAAATCAATTACATATCTCTCAATAGctaatttttcttcttgcttttaatatgtttaatcCAATCAAAAACATTACATTGATGAGAcaagatatacaaaaaaagtaCATCCTCggacacattttttttttactttttataattcTGTTATCGAgcaacaagtaaacaacaagtCTGAACCATACCTTTTTGCCTAGGTTAAACCTAGTTAAATTTTCAGGTTTTTGTACAACCATACGACAACGTTtttaacctctctctctctctctgttatcTCAAAACCCCCTACTATTTTTACAAATTCTCATATTCCACCCTTTAGTCTTTTTTTCCACTACATTCCCCCCTCAATGATCAGTGACTAGTAGAAGAATATCCACCTCCTCGTGACATTACCGATCGCCTGAGTTGGAATCTGAAAACAACCGATAGGCTTTTCACCAAACCTACACCGTCCTCCACAACCCGTATATTCCCTTGCATATACTGGTCacaaaacaatataagaaaGAGTTCAACCATCTCATCATCTAACACATTCAGGTGCAGTAgccaaaaaaaagttctctaaCCTTTACAATGTTTTCGCAGATGTCGAGACTCGGACTCTCCTCCACGTTACTACTATTACTGCTACTGCTACTACTCTCTTCACCTTCTGCAGCTACCTCAAATCCGAATCTAACTTCAATATATTCTTTGGAATAGCCTTGTCGCCAAACCGCTTCTTGGTTATTATTTTTCCTATCTAATACTTCCGAGTTTCCGATTTCTGGTACAACCCATAAAGTCACATTCCCTTTGATCTTTCGGTTCATTAAAACCCCAAGCATATGCAAGATCACTTGAAACACCCTTCTATCATCCCCTACAACATAATCAGGCAATGCTCTATAAACTTCAGCCGAGAAACCAAAACCGTTCCCAACGCATAAACACCTCGCTAAGCAAACTGTTTCCTTCACGACCGAATGCAGACTAAAACAATGTGTCTCTGCAGCGCGTATTTTGCCGCTGTTTATATCTCCAGCGTTGTTCACAAGCTGTAAAAGCAACTCGCTGGTTCTCTTCATCGCATCCACGATAACCGTCTGGTTCTCCGGTAGTTTCCCGTCCTGAATTATCAAAGGAAGCAACCCGAGAATGGACCGTACTGGACGCCTCATGGCATCGCTCATCATTTGCTCGAACGCAGCCTTGGCTTGGTTAGCTCTCAACGCGTTCTCCCTTGCCACTTGAAGCACTCTGTTCTGTTCCGCAAGCTTCTCTCTCATAAGCTGAGATTCTTCAAGAATCACAGCGTGAGAGATCGCAACCGCCACTTGATCAGCCACAACTTTAACAATCTCCAGCTCTTGATAATTCCAGTTCCTCGCCAGTCTCAAAGGAAGCACACAAACCAAGATCGCATAACACATGTGGATCGCCTCAGGTGTTCCACCTTTAAAGTTACAAACACGAAGCATTGGGACTCTTATCCCAACAGTAGGACCAGGTCTGCCTCGGCAAGTCACAGAGGCAAGGGCAGAGCCAGAGCTCAACATATTCACCTCTTCGCTTCTCTTAATCCTCACAACATCAGACTCAGTAATGGGTATAGAGAACCCAGCATAACCACCACCcacattatcatcatcatcatccgtcGGTCTCAGCTCATGCGTAAGATTCATCTCCGTCTTGATCTCATTAGGGATCCAAACCGCACAGTTCTTGAGCCCTAACGTCTTAGACAACTCCACAAGCGTCGTGTACAAGATGGTGTGTCGATCGAGAGACGTCCTAATCTTGGTAGTAAGCATACGAACATGCAAACTAGTCTCAGTCTGCTTCATAATGATGCCAACCTCACGATCAAGCTCTCTAGTTTTCTTACTCAACATAAACTCACGAACCTTAGCCTTGAGAAGCAATGGTAAGAGAGTGACTAACGAGAGAGCGGTGAGGAAAGAGACAATCCCAGTGAGCATCTTGAAGACGGTGACAGCAGTCATGACCCAAGGAGAGTGAGGACCGTAGGTGAAACCAGAGAGCAAATGGGTCATGCCACAGAGAACAATGAAGGCAATAAACTCGCAGACGACCCAATTGTAAGGGGAAGGCACATTGGTGCGGCTGACGAAGTAGAGAAGCTCGATTGGGATTGAGAAGTAAGCGATAGCGATGAGAAAGTCGCCGACTTTTTGAGATTCGAGGATTGACTCGAAGCTAAAGATACTGTCTTCGTCGTCGCAGTTGCATATGGAGAAGTTGCCATCGTCTTCCGCGGAAGCGGCGACGGAGCCAACAAGGAACAAGAATAACACAAGACATTGAACTAACAATGTCTTTAACATCGATTACcctgacaacaacaacaacaacaacaacaaagataaaggtgagttttttttggtttgtaccCAGAATCGGAATTcgagattttttttcaattaaaatatggGTCAAAAAGGTTGGAATTTCAAAGATGGTTTcttgaaaatcaaaatcaggaaaaagaattcaaaattcaaaacgaAGAGTAAAGTTAATTGAAACATTCATTGTATGTCATTAGATGATTCTAATGATTTCTTCTTTATCACCAAACAAATCATGAATGAAATCTACTGAATCATCAGAAAATCCGCAGAAAGTTGCAAAGATATGCAAAAGAGGAAAGCGAAAAGTGGTGACAAAGTAGCAATAAAACCATCACACATTATTGAGAAACCATATTACCTTGTGACTTGGGAGGAGTATCTTATCAAACAAGGATCAGCCAAAAAAACTCCTTCCTTCtaaaggttttttaaaagaaaaaggaaacgagtctttttttgtttaaactccCTATGTGGGTTACTTCTGTGAATGTCTCTCCCTCAAACTCATGAAACTCATCAGAGAATgtagaaagagatagagagagataggaGTAAGTTTTGTGTGAGGAGGATGagtctctctctgtctctctcttctgtGTGTCTGCGAGTAAATTTAcgttttggagagagagagagagactgaagaGGGGAAGAAGGAAAGAGGGGGTGGGGTGGGGCCCAAGAAACGGGTACATGAAGAGAACATAGACCACTTTTCGTTTGGAACACAACACGAGCACGACATCTTCTTCCCTTGACCTACGTGGACTCTTACCAAATTCAATTCCCCccctcctttctttttctttcttctttaggtATCCCCTACTTAATTACCGTATTCTCAAGATTTATCTcattttagatttattaatttagttaattacataaaatatattatattttttttagatttattagtTTAGTtacctaaaatattttatttttttctttgatttattaGCAttgtttttaatggatttatggacagaattaatttattatatatactagctaaatattttatatcatggATGATTTATTACATGAATTTTAAAGATATGAATTCGATTAGGAAATAATATACCGTGGCCGTGGGCTCGGAATGTTTAATgtcttattataatattttaatcatttaatttattttctattgtcAATGATTGTATACATGACTAAATTAATCAAAGTTTATATTAGCTAGACTATTATGTATTGCAAGTAGCGTCTGACTAAAACTACTCACTAAATACATTTCATACTAGCAACACTTCGAGTTagacaatattaaaaatatggaTGCTATTTATTCGTTTGTTCGTTTCTTACACGTTATATTGACCTACCTTTGCTACTTAGACATGATTTAGTTAAACACTCCATCTCTTATTCAATAACATACCGAATCAATTTTGTTGTGCTTGGGCCTACCGCAACGCAACTTAACTCTTTTCTCAAAATGAGTCTCTCCCTTAAGTGCAAGAGCATCTCTTTGGATCCAAAATTCactaaaatatctaatttttctTGGCAATTTTCTCATTTGGTAATGTTTCCCTTTCAAGGTATCGATATGATATTCAAAGTCTCAAACCCAcactaacttttatttttttaaataccgtaacttttttttgttgattaaaaaaaaaactattcataTACTATACACATATGCAaaactttatattttgattgCCCTTTTTGAAATTAGTACAACCAGCATAGAGTATAACTACAtaaccaacaacaaataattttcccAATTTGCACCCAAAAAAATCTTATTGGAACTCACTAGGAACATTTGGAGTTAGTGGTCAATTTACAATACTTACGgttttagtatttaaaaattCATTGGAATGCATATTCATATTAGCACCAGTGGTCTAGTGGTAGAGTAGTACCCTGCCACGGtacagacccgggttcgattcccggctgGTGCAGTTTGTTTTTGGCTAATATGGGAACGTTTTTTTGAATTCAATTGCTATTGCGACGTGTCGAGTGATGAACACGTGCTGATTCCTTTACTTTTCTGTCCACATTCTGGTCACAAATACAATACAAATGTCTCTGTCTTTTTTGAGAGATCCCTGGTACGAATGCATGCATCATAaagctcttttgtttttaatcaaagaaataaaaatatagtgcATGCACCTTTTCCACTTAAGCCAATACATATGCAAATCAAAACAGATGTACACAGAATCATTTTTACTTTTTGCATGAGACCACAGATCTTTGTCTTTAAAAGGCGATCTGTACAAAACTAGTAATGTTTGATAGACGTTTCATTTATAAGGCAGGAGAAGGACTAAATTTGGTAATTTGGATACGGATCTGAAACTTACTATATGAGTTAATTGGTTAATGGTTACCTATCTGTTGCCTTCTTTCTTTATTGAACAAGCACGAACAAACCTAAAACTCTGACACCACTTGTCAATTCGCTATAACAGCAACTTGCCTTTAAATCGAGCTTTCAGTGTTGGAAAACTTTAAACTTTGATCACTTTCTGTATATTTTATTCTTCGACCCTTGTCCCTTGGCCGTTTAAGTGTTAACGGATGAACTTTCTAATGGGTTTTCCGAATGCTTAACACTAAACAGCCCAACAACTCCAATCTACTTAGTTAAGCTTTAGTAAACCGGATGATGTCATGTCGCTATACCAAGATAAAATACTCACATCACACTCCTATAATGTATCTAGCCCAACTTATCTTGCAAAATTAATTACGTACGAGAAAGATTTCGAAACGAACATTATCAGCtgtttaatttgatctttattcaatttttaaatttcgaTTTATGGATCACTAGTGATATATTTTAGTtatctttcatatatatacagttaATGTTCGTGTCTAATATGAAAtaatacactatatatataatatagttagtttaaaattatattcatgGTTACATGAAGGAAATAAcaacatcaaaccaaacataCATATTGCATAAAGATGATACATAATAGGTACGTAGTATgtttaatataaataagataCGCAATTTTATcacatatgacatatatataaaaagcataaaaatatttatgtaattgtgTGCTATACCTAATATTAAGTGGCCGTTAATTTGGCCATGCAAACGGCTGATTCGATGACGGCGCTGGCTGGTAATAAAACGGAGCCGCAGGGTGCTGCCACTTCTTGAATATCGTGGGCTTCTCCGCCTCTTTTCCCCACCGTTGCTCCTCCCTCTTCATTACCCCCGGTGGCTTCTGCGGCGGCGGCGACTCCGTAGGTGATAAAAGAGGAATAGCCACTTTCCAATTCGCTTCCGAAGGGTTTATCTTTAGAGGCGGTGGAGCACGCCGCTGAAGCCTACTGGACTTTCGGGTACCTCCGCCGGAAATATTTCTTGCCGTTGACGACATCACCGGAACTTcttgttgtatatattttgataatatctATATACGAGtacttgtgtgtatatatagagaatgGAGTGTTCAAGAGTGTGTGCTTGGCTTGTGTTTTGGTTAAACGGTcgaatcttttaattatttgcttcttttttNNNNNNNNNNNNNNNNNNNNNNNNNNNNNNNNNNNNNNNNNNNNNNNNNNNNNNNNNNNNNNNNNNNNNNNNNNNNNNNNNNNNNNNNNNNNNNNNNNNNNNNNNNNNNNNNNNNNNNNNNNNNNNNNNNNNNNNNNNNNNNNNNNNNNNNNNNNNNNNNNNNNNNNNNNNNNNNNNNNNNNNNNNNNNNNNNNNNNNNNNNNNNNNNNNNNNNNNNNNNNNNNNNNNNNNNNNNNNNNNNNNNNNNNNNNNNNNNNNNNNNNNNNNNNNNNNNNNNNNNNNNNNNNNNNNNNNNNNNNNNNNNNNNNNNNNNNNNNNNNNNNNNNNNNNNNNNNNNNNNNNNNNNNNNNNNNNNNNNNNNNNNNNNNNNNNNNNNNNNNNNNNNNNNNNNNNNNNNNNNNNNNNNNNNNNNNNNNNNNNNNNNNNNNNNNNNNNNNNNNNNNNNNNNNNNNNNNNNNNNNNNNNNNNNNNNNNNNNNNNNNNNNNNNNNNNNNNNNNNNNNNNNNNNNNNNNNNNNNNNNNNNNNNNNNNNNNNNNNNNNNNNNNNNNNNNNNNNNNNNNNNNNNNNNNNNNNNNNNNNNNNNNNNNNNNNNNNNNNNNNNNNNNNNNNNNNNNNNNNNNNNNNNNNNNNNNNNNNNNNNNNNNNNNNNNNNNNNNNNNNNNNNNNNNNNNNNNNNNNNNNNNNNNNNNNNNNNNNNNNNNNNNNNNNNNNNNNNNNNNNNNNNNNNNNNNNNNNNNNNNNNNNNNNNNNNNNNNNNNNNNNNNNNNNNNNNNNNNNNNNNNNNNNNNNNNNNNNNNNNNNNNNNNNNNNNNNNNNNNNNNNNNNNNNNNNNNNNNNNNNNNNNNNNNNNNNNNNNNNNNNNNNNNNNNNNNNN encodes the following:
- the LOC104754563 gene encoding MATH domain-containing protein At5g43560-like, with the translated sequence MAGSANEESGVGRSVEETSNGQDSSSPSGEAISEWRSSLQVENGTPSTSPPYWDLDDDDDSGLKPSELFGKYTWKIPKFSEINKRELRSSVFEAGGYKWYILIYPQGCDVCNHLSLFLCVANYDKLLPGWSHFAQFTISVVNKDIKKSKYSDTLHRFWKKEHDWGWKKFMELPKLQEGFIDDTNCLTIEAQVQVIRERVDRPFRCLDCGYRRELVRVYLPNVEQICRRFVEERRNKLGRLIDDKARWTSFGVFWSAMDQNSRRRMSREKMAVVLKGVVKQFFIEKEVTSTLVMDSLYSGLKALEGQTKNTKAKPRLLDAKELPAPIVSVDKDMFVLVDDVLSLLQRAALEPLPPKDEKGPQNRTKVNKEAYERDERRLTELGRRTVEIYVLSHIFSSKIEVAYQEAIALKRQEELIREEEEAWLAETEQRAKRGTAEREKKSKKKQAKQKRNKNKGKDKRKEEKVSFATHEKDLGENQNDGEEKDSVIETAQSSAEKPDTLGDVSDISDSVDGSADILQPDLEDRDISPVHWDTDAVEIHPPSSGGSSRGRGISISTPNGTAERKSLSTMDDSSSTCSNDSIRSGVTNGSYQGNTFRNQKSPNKGKDQQVKATSDAHSLASETDDQPSTLGTDPKSRNHSSEASNAGESDWVVVSHTQEPEGSRNRSSVGKERSMAQTIVNSVDMDRPKERSTAVLSSPRSFTKNSSPLLTQAKPEKKSVSTADSIPNKKLVSATGPPSSSQVVPSSDIRPQTVGLRADMQKTSSPKQPAATTTISRPSSAPIIPAMQPAPITVSSSVQMTTSLPRSVSSAGRLGPDPSLHTQQTYTPQSYKHAIVGNSLGSSSSFNHHPTSHGVVPSTLPSSSYLQTPTSSSYQSSFPFSQDGGHLWTGRNSNSVNIGMNKPYTAAATTSNRSLNHVDIQIAQQQAQSLMTDEFPHLDIINDLLEDEQCSNMVFNGSVFNHPSQQQQVFNGGQQYSSYQGGDAGELFSGSGGGRSRSLGEEGFHYMPGGGYVDGMMPTQWQMANMDLSMLAMRNNNNMEDATSPANYHHAYYGMESGNPSFSSGINGYTEFRPSNGH
- the LOC104754564 gene encoding ethylene response sensor 2-like, translated to MLKTLLVQCLVLFLFLVGSVAASAEDDGNFSICNCDDEDSIFSFESILESQKVGDFLIAIAYFSIPIELLYFVSRTNVPSPYNWVVCEFIAFIVLCGMTHLLSGFTYGPHSPWVMTAVTVFKMLTGIVSFLTALSLVTLLPLLLKAKVREFMLSKKTRELDREVGIIMKQTETSLHVRMLTTKIRTSLDRHTILYTTLVELSKTLGLKNCAVWIPNEIKTEMNLTHELRPTDDDDDNVGGGYAGFSIPITESDVVRIKRSEEVNMLSSGSALASVTCRGRPGPTVGIRVPMLRVCNFKGGTPEAIHMCYAILVCVLPLRLARNWNYQELEIVKVVADQVAVAISHAVILEESQLMREKLAEQNRVLQVARENALRANQAKAAFEQMMSDAMRRPVRSILGLLPLIIQDGKLPENQTVIVDAMKRTSELLLQLVNNAGDINSGKIRAAETHCFSLHSVVKETVCLARCLCVGNGFGFSAEVYRALPDYVVGDDRRVFQVILHMLGVLMNRKIKGNVTLWVVPEIGNSEVLDRKNNNQEAVWRQGYSKEYIEVRFGFEVAAEGEESSSSSSNSSNVEESPSLDICENIVKYMQGNIRVVEDGVGLVKSLSVVFRFQLRRSVMSRGGGYSSTSH
- the LOC104754565 gene encoding uncharacterized protein At4g14450, chloroplastic-like; the encoded protein is MSSTARNISGGGTRKSSRLQRRAPPPLKINPSEANWKVAIPLLSPTESPPPQKPPGVMKREEQRWGKEAEKPTIFKKWQHPAAPFYYQPAPSSNQPFAWPN